A portion of the Actomonas aquatica genome contains these proteins:
- a CDS encoding alpha-L-rhamnosidase C-terminal domain-containing protein — protein sequence MPLLPRLAAALLLAISPTLLTGQPAPRVSTAPVPPELLEQTWSAQWIAPADAPARAYGVYHFRKHIDLPAAPERFVVHISADNRYRIFVNGTPVHIGPARGELRHWRFDSLDLAPFLQAGPNVLAAQVWNFGEHAPIAQQSGRTAFILQGDGETEAIANTDASWTTFTNPAYSPLGDMGAHLWTYIVVGPGDEVDASRYPWGWADPTFDDSAWTPAQTLHHGKPRGISTHGVWLLVPRQIPLMESRPLRLQTVRRTTGVDTSDAFLRGDAPLTVPPHTTATVLLDQGEHTTGYPQLNVSGGADSQVRLTYAESLYEGEDHPSSTVKGDRNAIEGKHLRGFFDIYHPDGAADRTFRPLRWRTWRYLQLDIETGDDALTLNDLTAEFTAYPLREHAAFLSPDDELAQIWDIAWRTMRTGTHEIFTDSAYYEQLSYVGDTRIEALVSLWIDGDDRLMRKAIEAFDNSRDPNGLTASRWPDSGIQIIPPYSLVWVSMVHDYWMLRQDDAFVRARLGGVREVLRYFAEHSDPATGSYTGRQWWNYIDWIPAWGRDAVTGLGGVPPRDGRGTSAIIDLQHVYTLQQAAELFAAFGFEHDAASCRERAAALRAWVETTCWNEARGLIADTPEHQTFSQHANSYYILTGDASDPRLKAVAERMLAEDDLAQATFYFSFYSHAALARVGLGDRYLDQLEPWHDVLAQGLTTVPERPGPDSRSDSHAWGAHPMLGLLNTVLGITPAEPGFASVRIAPHLGALPHAAGKVPHPRGDIEVAYERVGAHGLRARIILPAGLHGRFEWRGQTVDLRPGEQQINL from the coding sequence ATGCCCCTCCTGCCCCGACTCGCCGCTGCCCTGCTTCTGGCCATCAGCCCCACCCTCCTGACCGGCCAACCCGCTCCCCGCGTCAGCACGGCCCCCGTTCCCCCGGAGCTGTTGGAGCAAACCTGGTCTGCCCAGTGGATTGCCCCCGCCGATGCCCCCGCCCGCGCCTACGGCGTGTATCATTTTCGCAAGCACATCGACCTGCCCGCAGCGCCCGAGCGCTTTGTCGTCCATATTTCGGCCGACAACCGTTACCGTATCTTCGTCAACGGCACTCCCGTGCACATCGGTCCTGCCCGCGGCGAACTGCGACACTGGCGCTTTGATTCACTCGACCTCGCCCCCTTCCTGCAGGCCGGTCCCAACGTGCTCGCCGCGCAGGTTTGGAACTTCGGCGAACACGCCCCGATCGCCCAGCAGAGCGGCCGCACCGCTTTTATTCTCCAGGGCGACGGCGAAACGGAGGCCATCGCCAATACCGACGCCAGTTGGACGACCTTCACCAACCCCGCGTATTCACCGCTTGGTGACATGGGCGCTCATCTCTGGACTTACATCGTGGTGGGCCCCGGCGACGAAGTGGACGCCTCCCGCTACCCCTGGGGTTGGGCCGATCCCACCTTCGACGACTCCGCATGGACACCGGCTCAAACGCTGCACCACGGCAAGCCCCGCGGCATCAGCACGCACGGCGTCTGGCTGCTTGTCCCCCGCCAGATTCCGCTCATGGAATCCCGCCCCCTACGGCTGCAGACCGTGCGCCGCACTACCGGCGTGGACACCTCCGACGCCTTCCTGCGTGGCGACGCCCCGCTCACCGTGCCACCTCACACCACGGCGACCGTGCTGCTCGATCAAGGGGAGCACACCACCGGCTACCCGCAACTGAACGTAAGCGGCGGCGCCGACAGCCAGGTGCGACTCACCTACGCCGAGTCGCTTTACGAGGGCGAGGACCACCCCAGCTCCACCGTCAAAGGCGACCGCAACGCGATCGAGGGCAAACACCTGCGCGGCTTCTTCGACATCTACCATCCCGACGGCGCGGCCGACCGCACCTTCCGCCCGCTGCGATGGCGCACCTGGCGTTACCTGCAGCTCGACATCGAGACCGGCGACGACGCTCTGACGCTGAACGACCTCACTGCCGAGTTCACCGCGTATCCACTGCGTGAGCACGCCGCCTTCCTCAGCCCGGACGACGAACTCGCACAGATCTGGGACATCGCCTGGCGCACCATGCGCACCGGCACCCACGAGATTTTCACCGACAGCGCCTACTACGAACAACTCAGTTACGTTGGCGACACCCGCATCGAAGCTTTGGTCAGCCTCTGGATCGATGGCGACGACCGCCTCATGCGCAAGGCCATCGAAGCCTTCGACAACAGCCGCGATCCCAACGGTCTCACCGCCTCGCGGTGGCCCGACTCCGGCATCCAAATCATCCCGCCCTACTCCCTCGTCTGGGTCAGCATGGTTCATGACTATTGGATGCTGCGACAGGACGACGCCTTTGTCCGCGCTCGTCTCGGCGGCGTGCGCGAGGTGCTGCGCTACTTCGCCGAACACAGCGACCCGGCCACCGGCAGCTACACCGGCCGCCAATGGTGGAACTACATCGATTGGATTCCGGCCTGGGGTCGCGACGCCGTCACCGGCCTCGGTGGCGTGCCGCCGCGCGATGGCCGCGGCACCTCCGCCATCATCGATCTCCAACACGTCTACACCCTGCAACAGGCCGCCGAGCTCTTCGCGGCGTTTGGCTTCGAGCACGACGCCGCTAGCTGCCGCGAGCGCGCCGCCGCCCTTCGGGCCTGGGTTGAAACCACTTGCTGGAACGAGGCCCGCGGACTCATCGCCGACACCCCCGAGCACCAGACCTTCAGCCAACACGCCAACAGCTACTACATCCTCACCGGCGACGCTTCCGATCCGCGCCTCAAAGCCGTTGCCGAGCGCATGCTGGCCGAAGACGACCTCGCTCAGGCGACCTTCTACTTCAGCTTCTACTCCCACGCCGCCCTCGCCCGCGTCGGGCTTGGCGACCGCTACCTCGATCAACTCGAACCGTGGCACGACGTCCTCGCGCAGGGCCTCACCACCGTGCCCGAGCGCCCCGGGCCTGACTCGCGTTCCGACTCCCATGCCTGGGGCGCCCATCCCATGCTCGGCCTGCTCAACACCGTGCTCGGCATCACGCCTGCCGAACCCGGCTTTGCCTCGGTGCGCATCGCGCCTCACCTCGGCGCTCTCCCGCACGCCGCCGGCAAGGTGCCGCACCCACGCGGCGACATCGAGGTCGCCTACGAACGCGTCGGTGCCCACGGCCTGCGCGCCCGCATCATCCTGCCGGCCGGACTGCACGGCCGCTTCGAATGGCGCGGCCAGACCGTCGACCTCCGTCCCGGCGAACAGCAGATCAACCTTTGA
- a CDS encoding methyl-accepting chemotaxis protein, with protein MKKNLTLAQRITAGYVLLLTVCGIFGGVAVWRMQKSADGAAFLNEAVTPQLQISNDLNHHAALMNRAARTYGLTGQADQLEIAREHMGELKQDLQTALKLSQSHPELQAMVVAVQKAQAAMAEYQKDFNATEAEQQKLTQVSAVMDGAAARFSSAFEAYIASQSNTLEVEILGEVDDTKILETRTKLVKAGEAFRLGNQARIENFKSQATRDPAALEAALPLFDQILTLGNEVGEITVLDADIKELTVVRNAVTDYREGVLNVITSLKAMKALQVKRTAAADAFDAAVENFVDAAMEQTVDYAENSSTGLAVVVGTTISGGIFVGIIGLVMAWWTVRSINRLVTDIANTINQGALQVATAASQVSGSSQTLAEGASEQAASLEEISSSVEELVSMTHRNRDHAAASKTAANQARGSAETGVGEMERLETAMQAIKESSEEIGRIIKTIDEIAFQTNILALNAAVEAARAGEAGAGFAVVADEVRALAQRSAKAARETATKIDDAMSRSNQGVELSGRVVKALEDIVERVREVDSLVIEVSSGSEEQSTGLNQVSTAITQMDSVTQTGAANAEETAGAAEELNAQSTELRSAAEQLAALVGLKMESEVESGRGLGSMMGSAVSVLTSGRSKSTSRAPSKPVATVMSSGGDDSMEFFR; from the coding sequence ATGAAAAAGAACCTCACCCTCGCGCAGCGCATCACCGCCGGATATGTCCTGCTTCTTACCGTTTGCGGCATCTTTGGTGGTGTCGCCGTTTGGCGAATGCAAAAGTCGGCCGATGGGGCCGCTTTTCTGAACGAGGCGGTGACGCCGCAGCTGCAGATCTCCAACGACCTCAACCACCATGCCGCCTTGATGAACCGGGCGGCGCGGACCTACGGACTGACGGGGCAGGCGGATCAGCTGGAGATCGCCCGCGAGCACATGGGGGAACTCAAGCAGGATCTGCAGACCGCCCTGAAACTGTCGCAAAGTCATCCGGAGCTTCAAGCCATGGTGGTCGCGGTGCAAAAAGCCCAGGCGGCGATGGCTGAATACCAGAAGGACTTTAATGCGACCGAAGCGGAGCAGCAGAAGTTGACGCAAGTGAGTGCGGTGATGGACGGAGCCGCTGCACGTTTCTCGAGTGCCTTTGAGGCCTATATCGCCAGCCAATCCAACACGCTCGAAGTTGAAATCCTAGGCGAGGTCGACGATACCAAGATCCTCGAGACGCGCACGAAACTGGTGAAGGCGGGGGAAGCGTTCCGTTTGGGTAATCAGGCCCGCATTGAGAATTTTAAAAGTCAGGCCACCCGTGATCCCGCCGCGCTGGAAGCAGCTCTGCCGCTGTTTGACCAGATTCTGACCCTCGGGAATGAGGTGGGCGAAATCACGGTGCTGGACGCCGATATCAAGGAACTGACGGTGGTGCGCAATGCCGTCACCGACTACCGTGAGGGGGTCCTCAATGTGATCACGTCGCTCAAGGCGATGAAGGCCTTGCAAGTGAAACGAACGGCCGCCGCCGACGCCTTCGATGCTGCCGTCGAAAACTTTGTGGACGCCGCGATGGAGCAGACGGTGGACTACGCCGAGAACAGTTCCACCGGTCTGGCGGTGGTGGTCGGCACGACCATTTCCGGCGGCATATTTGTCGGTATCATCGGGCTCGTCATGGCGTGGTGGACGGTGCGCAGTATCAACCGATTGGTTACGGATATCGCGAATACTATCAACCAGGGAGCACTGCAGGTCGCGACTGCCGCGTCGCAGGTGTCCGGCTCCAGTCAGACCCTCGCCGAAGGCGCCAGTGAACAGGCCGCTTCGCTCGAAGAGATCAGTTCCTCGGTCGAGGAGCTGGTGAGCATGACCCATCGCAACCGTGATCACGCCGCCGCCTCGAAGACCGCGGCGAATCAGGCGCGCGGATCCGCCGAAACTGGCGTCGGGGAGATGGAGCGCCTCGAGACCGCGATGCAGGCGATCAAAGAGTCTTCTGAGGAAATCGGGCGCATCATCAAGACGATCGACGAGATTGCCTTCCAAACCAATATTCTGGCCCTCAACGCGGCGGTGGAAGCCGCCCGGGCGGGTGAGGCCGGAGCTGGGTTTGCCGTGGTGGCCGATGAAGTGCGGGCGCTCGCGCAACGTTCGGCCAAAGCGGCTCGCGAAACCGCGACGAAGATCGATGACGCCATGAGCCGCAGCAATCAGGGCGTCGAGCTTTCCGGTCGAGTGGTGAAGGCCCTCGAGGACATTGTGGAGCGGGTGCGCGAAGTCGACTCGCTGGTTATCGAGGTTTCCAGCGGCTCCGAAGAGCAGAGCACCGGCCTGAATCAGGTCAGCACCGCGATCACGCAGATGGACAGCGTCACACAGACGGGCGCTGCCAATGCGGAAGAAACCGCCGGTGCCGCCGAAGAACTCAACGCCCAATCGACCGAACTGCGCTCTGCGGCCGAGCAGCTGGCCGCCTTGGTGGGACTCAAAATGGAGTCCGAGGTCGAGAGCGGTCGTGGTCTGGGATCGATGATGGGAAGCGCGGTGTCCGTGTTGACCTCAGGTCGATCAAAATCCACGTCGCGAGCCCCGTCGAAGCCGGTCGCCACGGTCATGAGCAGCGGCGGGGATGACTCGATGGAATTCTTTCGCTGA
- a CDS encoding DUF3016 domain-containing protein codes for MKALRKTLVPFIALALGTGTVLQADDHKKSKDHQHPDGVISVEFEDMESYTDFGYSMNPRADNQKALAKQLREEIKRIAPRYLPKDRHLHLTFLDIDMAGDFEPNLTPPNDDVRIVRSIYAPRFLVEYSVTTPTGEVVTKGQRRIADLDFQYIINFRDDETLFYETELARQLIYDLSRSIS; via the coding sequence ATGAAAGCACTACGTAAAACCCTCGTTCCGTTCATCGCACTGGCGCTCGGCACCGGCACGGTGCTCCAGGCCGACGATCATAAAAAGTCCAAGGATCATCAGCACCCCGACGGCGTGATCAGCGTCGAATTCGAGGATATGGAGTCCTACACCGACTTCGGCTACAGCATGAACCCCCGCGCCGATAATCAAAAGGCGCTCGCGAAGCAGTTGCGTGAAGAGATCAAGCGCATCGCACCGCGCTACCTGCCGAAGGATCGCCATCTCCACCTCACCTTCCTCGACATCGATATGGCCGGCGACTTTGAGCCCAACCTCACGCCGCCGAATGACGACGTGCGCATCGTGCGCAGCATCTACGCGCCGCGCTTCCTGGTCGAATACAGCGTGACCACGCCCACCGGCGAAGTCGTCACCAAGGGCCAGCGCCGCATCGCCGATCTGGACTTCCAATACATCATCAACTTCCGCGACGACGAAACGCTCTTCTATGAGACCGAACTCGCCCGCCAGTTGATCTACGACCTGTCGCGTTCGATCTCCTGA